A region from the Hydra vulgaris chromosome 10, alternate assembly HydraT2T_AEP genome encodes:
- the LOC136086283 gene encoding tigger transposable element-derived protein 4-like, with product MSNKEVAKKYGVPKNTLSTWIKNKTKLLTSLEKNGTKSKRKKLRSGNFKNIDNAIYSWFVAKRSQQVPIDGTILKEKALKFAEALGELDFKASDCWFYNWKERNGISFKIISGESAAVTNNMTASWNETTLPTLLLNYKLENIFNADEFGLFYQCLPNQTYHLSREKCFGGKNSKVRLTGIAAGSAKGEKLPMFVIGKSKNPRCFKHIKQLPCT from the exons ATGTCTAACAAAGAGGTTGCCAAAAAGTATGGAGTCCCAAAGAACACATTATCAAcctggattaaaaataaaaccaagttATTAACCTCACTGGAAAAAAATGGCACAAAATCTAAACGGAAGAAACTTCGTAGtggtaatttcaaaaatatagacAATGCCATATACTCGTGGTTCGTTGCAAAAAGAAGTCAACAAGTACCAATTGATGGTACCATACTAAAAGAAAAGGCACTAAAATTCGCAGAAGCATTAGGAGAGTTGGATTTTAAAGCATCTGATTGTTGGTTTtataattggaaagaaag GAATGGCATCAGCTTTAAAATAATCTCAGGCGAAAGTGCCGCCGTGACGAATAATATGACTGCTTCGTGGAATGAAACTACACTTCCAACATTGCTTTTGAATTACAAGcttgaaaacattttcaatgccgATGAGTTTGGACTATTTTACCAGTGCCTACCTAACCAAACATACCATTTATCACGAGAAAAATGTTTTGGGggaaaaaatagtaaagtcAGACTAACAGGCATAGCAGCAGGGAGTGCAAAGGGAGAAAAATTACCTATGTTTGTTATTGGAAAATCTAAAAACCCACGGTGTTTTAAGCACATTAAACAACTTCCTTGCACataa
- the LOC136086284 gene encoding tigger transposable element-derived protein 4-like, giving the protein MTGDLFTEWVMKLDSFFRAQDRKVALLVDNCSAHPHIEGLSNINLIFFPLNTTSVLQPMDQGVIRSLKAHYRHKIVRLCIKAVDNNEPMPKISILQAMKDLVSSWNAVSKETVINCFKKAGISKTNKSIEEADDDHSFKFLTEELNRLRELDPRAVQEDLSAESYIGLDCDVVTTGSLATDAEIIAQILDPNFENDDNEVEDSVDEAIDVEAPPRPSDIQLEIAFETIQNASLYSSKYGNEIQSLALKLEDLM; this is encoded by the coding sequence ATGACCGGAGACCTTTTTACAGAATGGGTAATGAAACTTGACTCATTTTTTCGTGCTCAAGACAGGAAAGTAGCACTCCTGGTGGATAACTGTTCTGCCCACCCACACATTGAAGGGCTAAGCAACATCAACCTAATATTTTTCCCCCTTAACACCACATCTGTCCTTCAGCCCATGGATCAAGGCGTAATACGAAGTCTTAAAGCTCATTATCGTCACAAAATTGTGCGTTTGTGTATCAAGGCTGTCGATAATAACGAACCCATGCCAAAAATTTCTATACTTCAAGCAATGAAAGATCTTGTTTCTTCGTGGAATGCTGTGTCGAAGGAGACTGTCatcaactgctttaaaaaagctggtatcagcaaaacaaacaaGAGTATTGAAGAAGCTGATGATGatcattcttttaaatttttgacagaAGAACTTAACCGTTTGCGAGAGTTAGATCCTCGTGCCGTCCAAGAAGATCTCTCAGCGGAATCTTACATTGGTTTAGATTGCGATGTAGTAACCACCGGTTCACTTGCTACTGATGCTGAAATCATTGCTCAGATTTTAGACCCTAATTTTGAAAACGACGATAATGAAGTTGAAGATAGCGTTGACGAAGCTATTGACGTCGAAGCCCCGCCACGCCCATCTGATATTCAATTAGAAATTGCTTTTGAAACAATTCAAAATGCTTCGCTATACAGCTCAAAATACGGAAATGAAATACAATCCCTAGCACTAAAACTTGAGGATTTAATGTAG